Proteins encoded in a region of the Streptomyces sp. NBC_00310 genome:
- a CDS encoding DUF2252 domain-containing protein, whose translation MSVPQLSDERRGEEILAVFDTAFGQLLAADPAAFRVKFRKMAASAFAFYRGTACLFYNDLDEEKASGPYLDERTSRVWIHGDLHAENFGTYMDSTGRLIFNVNDFDEAYVAPFTWDLKRFAASVALIGYAKALSDEQITELVETYAAAYRERIHAVAAGAKRDEVPPFTLDTAQGPLLDALRDARSLTRFGLLDSMTEIRDFERRFAPGGGSIELDAATRYKVLAAFDGYLETLPESSLTRPDSYRVKDVVGRRGIGIGSAGLPSYNILLEGQSDALENDVVIYIKQAQTPAVSRHITDQRIRDYFQHEGHRTVISQRALQAHADPWLGWTELDGAGQLVAEVSPYAVDVDWSDIDDPEEIAAVVADLGRATATMHAAADDLTGQSLVPFSTERAIDAAIAADEEGFAPLLVDFAHTYGARARTDHQIFVDLFRNGRIPGLRNH comes from the coding sequence ATGTCGGTTCCGCAGCTCAGCGACGAGCGACGCGGCGAGGAGATCCTCGCCGTCTTCGACACCGCCTTCGGCCAGCTCCTGGCCGCCGACCCGGCCGCGTTCCGCGTGAAGTTCCGGAAGATGGCGGCCTCGGCCTTCGCGTTCTACCGGGGGACGGCCTGCCTCTTCTACAACGACCTCGACGAGGAGAAGGCGTCCGGCCCGTACCTCGACGAGCGCACCTCGCGCGTGTGGATCCACGGCGACCTGCACGCGGAGAACTTCGGCACGTACATGGACTCCACGGGCCGCCTGATCTTCAACGTGAACGACTTCGACGAGGCGTACGTCGCCCCCTTCACCTGGGACCTGAAGCGCTTCGCCGCCTCCGTGGCGCTCATCGGGTACGCGAAGGCGCTCAGCGACGAGCAGATCACGGAGCTGGTGGAGACCTACGCGGCCGCCTACCGCGAGCGGATCCACGCCGTAGCGGCCGGCGCCAAGCGGGACGAGGTGCCTCCGTTCACGCTGGACACCGCCCAGGGCCCGCTGCTGGACGCGCTGCGCGACGCCCGTTCGCTGACCCGTTTCGGGCTGCTCGACTCCATGACGGAGATCCGTGACTTCGAGCGCCGCTTCGCGCCGGGCGGCGGCTCCATCGAGCTGGACGCGGCCACGCGCTACAAGGTGCTGGCCGCCTTCGACGGCTATCTGGAGACGCTCCCGGAGTCGTCCCTGACCCGCCCGGACTCGTACCGCGTGAAGGACGTCGTCGGCCGCCGGGGCATCGGCATCGGCTCGGCGGGGCTGCCGTCGTACAACATCCTGCTGGAGGGCCAGAGCGACGCCCTGGAGAACGATGTGGTGATCTACATCAAGCAGGCCCAGACCCCGGCCGTCTCCCGTCACATCACCGACCAGCGGATCCGTGACTACTTCCAGCACGAGGGCCACCGCACGGTGATCTCCCAGCGGGCGTTGCAGGCGCACGCGGACCCGTGGCTGGGCTGGACCGAGCTGGACGGCGCCGGGCAGCTGGTCGCCGAGGTGTCGCCGTACGCGGTGGACGTGGACTGGAGCGACATCGACGACCCGGAGGAGATCGCGGCGGTCGTCGCCGACCTCGGCCGGGCCACGGCCACGATGCACGCGGCGGCGGACGACCTGACCGGGCAGTCCCTGGTGCCGTTCTCCACGGAGCGGGCCATCGACGCGGCGATCGCCGCCGACGAGGAGGGCTTCGCGCCGCTCCTGGTGGACTTCGCGCACACGTACGGGGCACGCGCGCGTACCGACCACCAGATCTTCGTCGACCTCTTCCGCAACGGCCGGATCCCCGGCCTGCGCAACCACTGA